The genome window GTTTTTTAGCTCTCTCCAGCACATAAGCATCGCAGCGGTTGCTCATTATCAGCGTAACCTTTGCGTTCGCACCAGGCTCAAAATACCTGGCAATGGCTTCAGCATTTGTTCCGCTTCCAGATGCCAGTATCACTATACGTTTGCTCATAAGTGTGTTCAGAAAGCGCAAATATCAGAAAAATTCAGCCATTCTCAGAATATCTTTTACTAGCTGTTTTACAGTAAGATGCTAAAATATACCTTTTTAGGCTCTGAATCAATAATGCTGATAAACAAATAATTAAGCTTCTCACATCTAAAAAAAGCAATTTACTTTTTTGTTATGATCGTTTTTATCTTTTACTTTGCAGGCTCAAATCAAAAAAGGAGAAAAAATGTCAGAAATTGCAGCAAAAGTAAAAGCTATCATCGTTGATAAGCTTGGAGTTGACGAAAGTGAAGTAACACCTGAAGCAAGCTTCACCAACGATCTGGGTGCAGACTCTCTCGACACCGTTGAACTCATCATGGAGTTCGAAAAAGAATTCAACATGGCCATTCCCGATGAGCAAGCCGAAAAAATTGGCACCGTTGGCGAAGCCATCGCTTACATTGAAAACATTGTTAAGTAATTTCATTATTTAATGAAGTTAAAGCGAGTTGTAGTTACCGGCTTAGGCGCACTGACTCCAATAGGCAACAACACCCATGACTATTGGAATAGTTTGATTAATGGAGTCAGTGGCGCTGATGCTATTACACGTTTTGATGCCTCCAAACACAAAACACAGTTTGCCTGCGAGTTGAAAGGTTTTGATGCAGCCGATCATTTCGATCGCAAAGAAGCCCGGAAATATGACAGGTATGCCCAATACGGGCTGGTGTGCAGCGACGAGGCAATCAAAGACGCTGGCATTGATGCATCAGAGATTGACCGCGACAGGGTGGGGGTAATCTGGTCGAGCGGTATTGGTGGAATTGACACCTTCGCTGAAGAATTGATCAATTTCGCTCATGGCGATGGAACCCCGCGTTTTAACCCGTTTTTTATTCCTAAAATGATTGCTGATATTGCCGCAGGCCATATCTCAATCAGGCATGGGTTTATGGGTCCCAATTTCGCAACTGTCTCAGCCTGTGCTTCCTCAGCCAACGCTATTGTTGACGCCTTTTATTATATAGGGCTTGGCAAGGCCGATGCCTTTGTTTGCGGAGGCAGTGAAGCAAGTATAAGCCCAACCGGAGTAGGTGGTTTTAATGCCATGCATGCTATATCAACCCGTAATGACGATCCCAAAACTGCCTCGAGGCCGTTTGATAAGGACCGCGATGGATTTGTTATGGGCGAAGGCGGAGGAGCATTGATACTTGAAGAACTTGAACATGCCCTGAAGCGTGGAGCAAAAATTTATGCAGAAGTGGCCGGTGCAGGCCTTTCGGCCGATGCCTACCATATTACAGGCCCGCATCCCGAAGGCGAAGGCGCACGTAAATCAATGAAATATGCTTTGCTGGAAGCCGGCTTTGCATTGAATGAGGTTGATCATATCAATACGCATGGAACCAGCACACCTCTGGGAGATATTTCAGAACCCAGAGCCATTGTTAATTTGTTTGGAGAAGATGCTTACAAAATAAGCATTAACTCAACCAAATCAATGACTGGCCATTTACTTGGCGCCGCTGGAGCAGTTGAAGCAATTGCCACCATACTTGCGGTTCAGAATGATATTATTCCTCCAACAATCAATCATTTTACTGATGACCCTGATATTGACAACCGCCTTGATTTCACTTTCCATAAGGCGAAGAAAAGGGTTGTAAATGTGGCATTGACAAATACATTTGGGTTCGGAGGGCATAACGTAAGTATCGTTGTTAAGAAGTTTACACGTTAAGCTGTGCATTTCTTTAAACCAGGCTTTTTCAGAGCCATTCTATCAACTGACAGAAAACTTTATTTCAAACTCAGAAATATTTTCGGGTTTTATCCCGGAAATATTTCGTTATACCAGTTGGCTTTCAGGCATAAGTCGCTGGCTATAAAACAAAGTAACGGCGCCAGGATTTCAAATGAGCGGCTCGAATTTCTTGGCGATACGATCCTGGATTCTATCATTGCCGATTACCTGTTTAAGCTATTCCCATTCAAGGATGAAGGCTTCCTTACAAAAATGAAGTCTAAAATAGTAAGTCGCGCACATCTGAACAAACTTTCGGCAAAGCTGGGAATTGATAATCTAATCCAATGTTCACAGGAATGTGGGCCGCATTACAAGTCAATGAAAGGGGATGCATTTGAAGCCTTCATCGGGGCGCTTTATCTCGATAAAGGCTTTGATTTCACTAGGAAGATCGTGGTAGACCGCATCATCCGCCTCCATATCAACATGGATGAATTGCTTTCAATTGACCTCAATTATAAAAGTAAGTTACTCGAATGGGTTCAGCGCGAAAGAAAAATACTTGAATTCAAGGTTGTTCAGGAAGTCGGAAGCGGTTACAACAAACAATATATCGTGGAGTCGCTGATTGACCAGACTGTTTATGGGCATGGTCAGGACTTCTCTATCAAGGCTGCCGAACAACAGGCTGCTGAAAGGGCGCTCGAACTGATTACTCAGAAAGAATTGGAAAAAAATTGAGTAACTGAATTGTTACAGTAAATAAGATTCCGGGGCACTTTTCGCAGCAAGCAAAAAAAACTCCGCTAACTTTGTTGCTTTAAATCATTTCACTCATGGCTAAGAAGCATCGGCTCCAGGTCGCTAATGGTGATGAATATTCCGTTATTGGAATTGCAACACAGCTGAAGGATTTTAAGATGTGCTTTTTCCTGAACCAGGCTCTGGGAACCAGGCTTGTAAGGGATGGGGAAATGCAGGTAAGTAATTCGGGTAACCAGACATCAGCTTTTCCATTTTTCCGATATTTTGATGCGCCCAACAAAATCAACTGGTACTTTGTGGCTAACAGGAACCATGAGCAACAATTAATGATCAGCGAGCTAAAACAACTAAGCTATTTTCTGATTAACGATGGCATTCCACCCTTCATGAGCCTGGATGATTTTATTGCTTCTGTGAGTAAAATCAATAACGTCCAGCTTGCACATGAAATCTTACCTCAACGTTATAAAGAACTGGTTTTTATACTGCAGGATCTTGAGATGCATGTTCTTGAACTTGATAGAAGCAACAAGCCCTGAGGCCACTTCGTGAAAAAGTTGGCAATTGGCAGTTGGCAAAAAAATCCAAAGAACAAAATCCAAAATCCAAAGTTGAGTCCACTCCGAAAAGTCACAAATTGCTGATTTTTACCGTTTTTAGCCCCTGACCCCTAAAGGGGAAACGCTAAAAATCAGCAATTTGTAGAAGTCCCCTTTAGGGGATTTAGGGGCGGATTGACTTTTCGGAGTGGACTCAAAGTTCAAAATCCAAATAGCTGTCATTTGTAGATTTCTGAATCCTAAATCTGGAATTTTGAATTAATAATTCCATCCGCCACCAACCCACATTCCCGTGCTTTAGGCGGACAAGTCACTCCAGGCTTCGACCCCGAAGGATCGGGACAAGCAAGCTTAGCCACCGCATTACTTCAACACTGTATCGCAAAAAATTGTCGTTGGCGCAGGTTCAGATAAAATTGTTAATTTTGTTAACTTTAATTAATCTTAATAAGAGCCTGCAAAATTCAAGATATAATGACAAATAATCAGCAAAACATATTGGAAGAGGTTACCAGCCAGGATTACAAGTATGGCTTTTTTACCGACCTCGACATGGATGTATTCCCCAAAGGGCTGAGTGAGGATACCGTACGGGCAATCTCTGCAAAAAAGAATGAACCGGCATTTATGCTCGAATTCCGCCTGAAAGCCTACCGGAAATGGCTGGAAATGAAAGAACCCACATGGGCACATATCAAATATCCGATTATCAATTACCAGGATATTATTTACTATGCCGCTCCCAAAAAGAAACCGGAACTAGAAAGCCTTGACCAGGTTGACCCGGAGTTGATTGAAACCTTCAATAAACTTGGAATTTCTCTGGACGAGCAAAAGCGCCTCTCTGGAGTAGCCGTAGATGCGGTGATTGACAGCGTTTCAGTAAAAACTACTTTCAGCGACACATTATCAAAGCACGGTATTATATTCTGCTCCTTCAGCGAGGCAGTGCAAAAACATCCGGAACTGGTTCAGAAATATATGGCCACAGTTGTCCCACACGATGATAATTACTTTGCCGCCCTTAACTCTGCCGTTTTCTCGGATGGCTCATTCTGTTACATTCCAAAAGGTGTTCGTTGTCCCATGGAACTTTCTACCTATTTCCGTATCAATGCTGCTAATACCGGCCAGTTTGAGCGTACCTTGATCATTGCCGAAGAAGGCAGTTACGTGAGTTACATGGAAGGTTGCACCGCACCTTCCCGTTCCGAAAACCAACTGCATGCTGCTATCGTTGAGATCATAGCCCTGAAAGATGCAGAGGTCAAGTATTCAACGGTTCAAAACTGGTATCCAGGCAACAAGAAAGGCGAAGGAGGGGTTTATAACTTTGTTACCAAGCGCGGCATCTGCAAAGGCAATAACTCTAAAATTTCCTGGACACAAGTTGAAACCGGTTCTGCCATTACATGGAAATACCCAAGTGTAGTATTGATGGGCGATAATTCGATCGGCGAGTTTTATTCAGTTGCGGTGACCAACCATCATCAACAAGCCGATACCGGCACCAAAATGATCCACCTGGGTAAGAACACGCGCAGCACTATTATTTCGAAAGGAATTTCTGCCGGCGTAAGCAACAACAGTTACCGTGGCCTCGTAAAAGTGATCAAGCGCGCTGTGAACTCAAGGAATTTTACCCAATGCGATTCGCTTTTGCTTGGCGATAAATGCGGGGCACATACATTTCCCTACATTCATAATGAAAACGCTTCTTCTATTGTAGAACACGAAGCCACAACATCTAAAATCTCGGAAGATCAGTTATTTTATTGCAAGCAACGTGGCATTGACACCGAAAATGCAATAGCGCTTATTGTGAATGGTTATGCCAAGGAAGTTCTCAAACACTTGCCTATGGAGTTCGCAGTGGAAGCACAGAAGTTGTTGGCTGTGAGCCTCGAAGGAAGTGTAGGCTAGGCAAGATCCAAATCCAAAATCCAAAGGTCAAAATCCAAAATCTAAAGAACTCAATAAAACAGTCTGTAAATGCTAAGTATCAGGGATTTAAAAGTATCAATCAACGGTAAGGAAATTCTTAAAGGAATCAACCTTGAAGTAAAAAAAGGAGAGGTTCACGCCATCATGGGACCCAACGGCACCGGCAAAAGCACGCTTGCTGCTGTTATCGCAGGTCGCGATGTTTTTGAAGTAACCAGCGGACAGGTATTGTACGACGGCAAAGACCTCCTCGATTGGCCTGTGGAGCAGCGGGCGTCTGAGGGAATTTTTCTCGGCTTCCAGTATCCTGTAGAAATACCAGGCGTTAGCATCGTTAATTTTATGCGAACCGCTATCAACGAACAACGAAAGTACAAAGGGCAGGACCCGATTCCTGCAAAGGAGTTTCTGGCTCAAATGGAAGCAGCCAAGAAAATGCTTGAAATGCAAACCAGCCTTACGAACCGGTCGGTAAATGAAGGTTTCTCGGGTGGAGAAAAGAAAAAAAATGAAATTTTCCAATTGGCAATGCTTGAACCGCGGCTGGCAATTCTTGACGAAACCGATTCGGGCCTCGATATAGATGCATTGCGTGTTGTAGCCAATGGTGTAAACAAACTTCGCAGCAAAGAAAATGCCTTCATGGTGATAACCCACTATCAGCGCCTACTTGAATATATCATTCCGGATTTTGTGCATGTGCTGTATGATGGACGTATTGAAAAATCGGGTGGGAAAGAACTGGCCATTGAATTGGAAGAAAAAGGATATGATTGGATCAGAAAAAACATTTAAGACTGTGTACAGTGTTGTGACTCTGACTAAATCCAAAGACTAAATGAATTGAAAATGGATAATATACTCACTGAATATAGTTTCAAGGATAAGCTGATTGAGCTGTTTTATAAGAACCTGGAAAGCAATTTCAGCAACGATAGCCCCTATCTAAGCAAACTCAGGCAAGAGGCGATGCGCGAATTTGAAAAAACCGGCTTTCCAACTACCGGACAGGAAAAATGGCGCAGTACCAGCCTTACCAAACCGCTCATGCTTGACTATGTTCAGCATTTCGAACCTTTTGAAAAATATATTGATGTTGAAAAAATGTTCATGTGCGAAGTGCATGAACTTGAATCGCACTTGTTTGCCCAGCTCAACGGATGGTTTGTTCACGAGAATGGCGGATTAAACTATTTGCCGGGTGGGGTTATTGTTGGGAGCCTGGCCAGCGCATTCAACAAACATCCTGATCTCATTGAAAATCACTACGGGAAATATGCCCCTGTGAAAGGAAATGGAATGGTGGCACTGAACACGGCTTTTGCACAGGATGGCCTGTTTGTGTATGTTCCCGATAACGTGATTGTGGATAAGCCCATCCAGATCATAAACCTCATCAATCTTACTGAGAACCTCTTCATCCAGCCCCGCAACCTGGTTGTTTTGGGCAAGAACAGCAAACTTCAATTGCTTTATTGCGATCATTCATTGCTTCACAAGCAAAGCCTTATAAATTCTGTTACTGAAGCCATTGTAGGTGAAAACGCGGTGTTCGAAAATTATAAGCTGCAAAACAAAGACAACGATTCAACCCTGATCACCAATGCCTGGATCACACAAAAGAGCAATAGCAGCATGATTACCAATGTGCTTACATTGAACCCGGGAACTATACGGAACAATATCAACGTAATACTGGATGGGCAAAACTGCAGCGCCGAGCTTTTTGGGCTTTACCTGGTTGACAAGGAACAGCATGTTGATAACAATGTAAACGTTGATCATGCCCAACCCAATAATTACAGCAACCAGTTATTCAAAGGCATACTCGACGATCAGGCAACGGCTGTTTTCAACGGCCATATACTTGTAAGAAAGGATGCGCAGAAAACCAATGCCTTCCAGAAAAATCAGAACATTTTGCTTACCGATAAGGCCACCGTTGATTCGAACCCACAGCTTGAAATTT of Bacteroidales bacterium contains these proteins:
- a CDS encoding acyl carrier protein, translating into MSEIAAKVKAIIVDKLGVDESEVTPEASFTNDLGADSLDTVELIMEFEKEFNMAIPDEQAEKIGTVGEAIAYIENIVK
- the fabF gene encoding beta-ketoacyl-ACP synthase II, with the protein product MKLKRVVVTGLGALTPIGNNTHDYWNSLINGVSGADAITRFDASKHKTQFACELKGFDAADHFDRKEARKYDRYAQYGLVCSDEAIKDAGIDASEIDRDRVGVIWSSGIGGIDTFAEELINFAHGDGTPRFNPFFIPKMIADIAAGHISIRHGFMGPNFATVSACASSANAIVDAFYYIGLGKADAFVCGGSEASISPTGVGGFNAMHAISTRNDDPKTASRPFDKDRDGFVMGEGGGALILEELEHALKRGAKIYAEVAGAGLSADAYHITGPHPEGEGARKSMKYALLEAGFALNEVDHINTHGTSTPLGDISEPRAIVNLFGEDAYKISINSTKSMTGHLLGAAGAVEAIATILAVQNDIIPPTINHFTDDPDIDNRLDFTFHKAKKRVVNVALTNTFGFGGHNVSIVVKKFTR
- the rnc gene encoding ribonuclease III, translating into MLSTDRKLYFKLRNIFGFYPGNISLYQLAFRHKSLAIKQSNGARISNERLEFLGDTILDSIIADYLFKLFPFKDEGFLTKMKSKIVSRAHLNKLSAKLGIDNLIQCSQECGPHYKSMKGDAFEAFIGALYLDKGFDFTRKIVVDRIIRLHINMDELLSIDLNYKSKLLEWVQRERKILEFKVVQEVGSGYNKQYIVESLIDQTVYGHGQDFSIKAAEQQAAERALELITQKELEKN
- a CDS encoding IPExxxVDY family protein, which encodes MAKKHRLQVANGDEYSVIGIATQLKDFKMCFFLNQALGTRLVRDGEMQVSNSGNQTSAFPFFRYFDAPNKINWYFVANRNHEQQLMISELKQLSYFLINDGIPPFMSLDDFIASVSKINNVQLAHEILPQRYKELVFILQDLEMHVLELDRSNKP
- the sufB gene encoding Fe-S cluster assembly protein SufB encodes the protein MTNNQQNILEEVTSQDYKYGFFTDLDMDVFPKGLSEDTVRAISAKKNEPAFMLEFRLKAYRKWLEMKEPTWAHIKYPIINYQDIIYYAAPKKKPELESLDQVDPELIETFNKLGISLDEQKRLSGVAVDAVIDSVSVKTTFSDTLSKHGIIFCSFSEAVQKHPELVQKYMATVVPHDDNYFAALNSAVFSDGSFCYIPKGVRCPMELSTYFRINAANTGQFERTLIIAEEGSYVSYMEGCTAPSRSENQLHAAIVEIIALKDAEVKYSTVQNWYPGNKKGEGGVYNFVTKRGICKGNNSKISWTQVETGSAITWKYPSVVLMGDNSIGEFYSVAVTNHHQQADTGTKMIHLGKNTRSTIISKGISAGVSNNSYRGLVKVIKRAVNSRNFTQCDSLLLGDKCGAHTFPYIHNENASSIVEHEATTSKISEDQLFYCKQRGIDTENAIALIVNGYAKEVLKHLPMEFAVEAQKLLAVSLEGSVG
- the sufC gene encoding Fe-S cluster assembly ATPase SufC, with amino-acid sequence MLSIRDLKVSINGKEILKGINLEVKKGEVHAIMGPNGTGKSTLAAVIAGRDVFEVTSGQVLYDGKDLLDWPVEQRASEGIFLGFQYPVEIPGVSIVNFMRTAINEQRKYKGQDPIPAKEFLAQMEAAKKMLEMQTSLTNRSVNEGFSGGEKKKNEIFQLAMLEPRLAILDETDSGLDIDALRVVANGVNKLRSKENAFMVITHYQRLLEYIIPDFVHVLYDGRIEKSGGKELAIELEEKGYDWIRKNI
- the sufD gene encoding Fe-S cluster assembly protein SufD, with product MDNILTEYSFKDKLIELFYKNLESNFSNDSPYLSKLRQEAMREFEKTGFPTTGQEKWRSTSLTKPLMLDYVQHFEPFEKYIDVEKMFMCEVHELESHLFAQLNGWFVHENGGLNYLPGGVIVGSLASAFNKHPDLIENHYGKYAPVKGNGMVALNTAFAQDGLFVYVPDNVIVDKPIQIINLINLTENLFIQPRNLVVLGKNSKLQLLYCDHSLLHKQSLINSVTEAIVGENAVFENYKLQNKDNDSTLITNAWITQKSNSSMITNVLTLNPGTIRNNINVILDGQNCSAELFGLYLVDKEQHVDNNVNVDHAQPNNYSNQLFKGILDDQATAVFNGHILVRKDAQKTNAFQKNQNILLTDKATVDSNPQLEIYADDVKCSHGSTVGQLDTEALFYMRSRGISEETARMALMNAFAAAIIDKINIEPLRGRINELVSKRLRGELSICDQCILDCREGRKYSFDIDLGKTNK